The window TCAGTGGCGATCGCGTTTATGATATGGCACTACGCCTACGCTATAGCCAAACGGCAGAAGACAATCACTTCCGACTGATTGTTAAAGAAGACTTGCAGGAAGCGATCGCTACAGCCTTGGAACTTACCCCAGTCAATGAAACTCTCCATATTTTACCCACCTACTCCGCCATGCTGGAAGTACGCGGCTTGCTAACGGGTCGGAAAATTCTCTAGCTTTAACCTGCAACTTGCAACGTTCAACCTTCACCTTGCCATGAATCCCGAACAAATGGAATTGACAATTGGTTGGCTTTACCCGACCCTAATGAGTACCTACGGCGATCGCGGGAATGTCATCTGCCTCAAACAACGTGCTCAATGGCGAGGGATTAACGTCCAAGTGATGCCCCTTGACCAACAAACCCCTGCGGAGACGATGCGTCAGGTGGATATCTTCATGGGTGGGGGTGCTCAAGACCGACAGCAGGAAATCGTCATGCGCGATTTGCGGGGGATTAAAGCGGAAACCCTGCGGGAGAAACTAGAAGCCGGCACACCGGGCGTATTTACCTGCGGTGCCCCCCAACTTTTGGGGCATTACTATGAACCTGCTTTAGGGCAACGGATTGAGGGATTGGGTTTGTTAGATTTTGTCAGTAAACATCCAGGCCCTGATGCCCGCCGCTGTATTGGTAATGTGGTATTTGAGTTAACGGCTTCCCCCTTAGCCCAAGAGTTAGAACTGATGTTAGGGACAAAGCCTGTGGTGATTGGCTTTGAAAATCATGGGGGTCGCACCTATCTAGGGAACGTTGAACCCTTGGGTCGCGTCGTGAAAGGGTACGGGAATAATGGGGAAGACGGGATGGAGGGGGCATTCTATCGAAATGCGATCGCAACCTATTCCCACGGCCCCTTATTACCCAAGAATCCCTTTGTTGCCGATTGGCTGATTCAGACGGCACTCCGACAAAAGTATCAAACGCCTGTGTCTTTAAAGCCACTTGATGATACTCTAGCCATGCAGGCACGGGACGCGATGTTTAAACGCCTTGCTCTTACTCACCTAAGTCAAGACACCTTGCAGTTTTCAAGGCAACAACAAAGCGGCTAAACTACGGAAACGGTGGTTGCTGACAAAACGCAGCTTTTGGGTGTCAGCAGCAGGGTCGCCACCTCAAATCTCATGCCTCCACAAATGATCGAGCGCAATCTTTGCCATGATTAAGTATGGTTTGCCATAACGTAAATTCGCAACCAGGGCTATGACCGAAAAAGAAATCGATAGTAGTGCCACTGGCCTTCTTATTCTCATCCTCCCCATTGCATTTTTAATCGTCCTGCTGTTCAAGGCTTGGCCTGTACTGCTGGCACTGTTGCTTCTGAGTCTGACTCTCAGGGTTTGGCAGAAATATCAATGGCAGCAGTGGAGCAATCGGGTTAATCCCTACTTCAATCAGTTAATTAAAGAAAACCAAGGTTGCCTGACCGCACTAGACTTGTCTATAAAGGCTAACCTATCGGGTTCAGCAGCAAGGCTATTTCTGGATAGAAAAGCCGAAGAATTTGGTGCTCAGCGCCGAGAGTATGAAGGTAAGGGTACAGTGTATTACTTCCTTACAGTGAGTTCACTCGGCAGTCTCTTGGAGGAAAGTGAACCCCCGCCTGAGTTAGAAGATGAAGATGAAGATGATATTGCTACTCTAACCCCAGAATTACCAGCCTCAGAACTGATTGAAACGCTGACGCAGAAAGATTCGCACCCTTCTCATTCTCACGGCGAATCTTCTATTCCTGGGCGACAAGAACTTCTTGAACCGCCCATCGCAGAAGAATCTGTCCCATCTATTGAGGTATATTCGACCGATCAGGTTGAACTCAAGGAAGAAGTACCTGTCCCACCTGTTGAAGTATCCACACCTGATCAGGTTGCAATCGAGGAAGAAGAACCCATTTCACCTGTTGAAGTGTCTACGACAGAAGAATCCGTTTCACCTGTTGCACTCACCACGAAAGATCCGGTTGAAGCCCACCTCGAACCCTTGAAACCACCGCAGTCCGAACCGACTGCATTATTCAAGGAAAAAGAGAAATTATCCCAAGATGCACCGCTTCAAAACCAGGAACTTTATAAACCTCTCATCCAAGCCGAACTAGCAAAGCGGCTTGACGTTCATTCCAGTACAGTTGGGAAACGCAAATCGGACGAAGACTTCCCCGAATGGAGCCAAAGTCGAGATCCTGAAGGAGTTGCTTGGGGATACAACCCAGACAGTAAAGAGTTTGTGCCACTGGAGAAAATTCCAGAATTAGAGTGAGCGTTCAGCGAGAACTGGTGCCGTTTGTTTGTGTAAAGCGAAGTTACCCCAAAGGGTGAATCAACAGGAAGCTTTGCCAGTACCGCTTAGGCAATCGTGTTGCTTTCCATCAAAGCTAATAGAACCCTAGTGCAGACTATTCCCAGGGATAGTGAGTAAGGAAGTCTGCCCTAGGGTGTTTTTGCGTGTCTCAATCAAGCAAAGAAATGCTTTATGCGATGTCACCTATCTTAGGATAGAAATACGGTTGTTCCTCGAATCAGGTCTTTGTCTAGTTGGCGTTGCCTTCTTTTTCTTGATTGGCAGGCTCTTCCTTGACGTTCAGAGAAGAGTTTAGTTAAGCTTTTTATAGTGCATCTCAAGTTTGTCACCTATCTTTAGATAGATTTTGGACAAGTAACGACTGTCTTGCTTCTTCCGTTAAATCCTGAAACCACCTTTGGGATAGTGATTTTCCTATAGCCTGGTTCTCAATTGCGCTTAATTAATGACAAAAATAAGGGGAGAATCAAGCTCATGCATGGTGGTTGGGTAAGCAAATACGGCTTAAGCGCACCAAATCTTACTGATAGGACAAACCTAAAAAATAGCTGGGAAAGTCACATCAGTTGAGAACAATCAAGAATTAAAAATTATCTCAAGCAAGTTTTACGTACCCTAGACACCCAATAAAGCAAAATGAATCAATTGAGGCAGTATTCAAAGCAGTTTTTGCTGCTGGTTAAGCCCTATTTTTTTTCAGAACAGAAATGGCGTGCTAGGGGAATTTTATTGCTAGTAATTTTGTTTACGCTAGGCATCAATTTCTTCAACATAGTTCAAAGCTTTGTTCTGCGAGACTTGATGAATGCCGTTACCGAAAAAAAGATACCAGAGTTTTATAATTCGGGTCTGTTGCTATTAGCTACTTTTGCTGTATTCACGCCTGTTCTGACCTTCTTTATCTATACGCAAAACTTGCTCCAACTCCACTGGCGGCGATGGTTGACCAATCGCTTTATTAACCAATATTTCAACAATCAAGCTTTTTATAAAATTAAGCTCAATGACAAAATTGATAACCCTGATCAGCGGATAGGTGAAGACATCAATATTTTTATTCGACAAAATATTGATATTTCAGGACTCCTGCTTAATCATAGTGTTACTATTATCTCTTTTATCGGAATTCTCTTCTCAATTGATAAAGCACTTGCCATCGTTGTAATGATATTGGCATTTTTTAGAACAACAATCATTATTATCCTCGGCAAACGATTAGCTCTCTTAAAATACAGGCAATTGCAGCGAGAGGCTAACTTACGCTATAGCTTAGTTCATGTTCGAGATAATAGTGAATCCATCGCATTTTATGGAGGAGAAACTCATGAAATAGGAACAGTAAAACAGCGATTTGGTCACGTACTTGATAACTATAAAAGCACTATTGATTTGCAGCGTAACCTGATGTTTTTTACACAAGGTACGCAGATGATATTTACAAATTTACCGATCTTCTTTTTAGCGCCTCGATACTTCTCTGGTCAGTTAGATTTTGGGCAGATAAGCCAAGCCTCCGGGGCTTTTGTCTCAATTTTGGCAGCTCTTGGGTTTATTGTAGATAGCTTCGATCTAGTTAGTAATTTTACGGCTGAGATTAAACGTTTAGGAACCTTTGATGGGGTACTTACCAGTTCAAATGCAGCACCCCAGCGAGGAGGGCTAACCATTGATATAGTAGAACATGAGTATCTAGCCCTCCAATCCGTCACATTGGAAACGCCTAACTATGAACGAATTCTGATCAAAGATTTATCTTTTAAGCTGCCTCCGGGTGAAGCCATTTTAGTAGTTGGGCCATCGGGCGTTGGTAAGAGTTCTTTAATGCGAGCCGTTGCAGGATTATGGAATACTGGTACGGGTTGTGTTTTCCGCCCCAAACGAGAGGACATGATGTTTTTGCCCCAACGTCCTTACATGCTTCTAGGGAATCTACGAAGTCAGTTGTTGTATCCCAATAGCAGCAGCGAAGTAACGGATGAATTCTTGCAAAAGATACTCGAACAAGTCAATCTTGGCGACTTGTCAAAACGATTGGGTGGATTTGATCGGGAGTTAGAATGGGCTGATATTTTGTCATTAGGAGAACAACAACGGTTAGCATTTGCACGGCTACTGCTTTCTAAACCCCGCTATGCCATTTTGGACGAATCTACCAGTGCTTTAGATGTAGAAAACGAGAAACACCTCTATCAGTTACTTAAAAAGACAGGAACTACTTTTATTAGTGTCGGGCACCGTCCCACTTTAATACCGTATCATGAGCAGGTCTTAAAGCTAGGTGGTCATGGCGATTGGCAGCTCATCTCAACTGAAGAATATAGCCCTCGTAGTAGAGAGTTTGCTTGAATGAGAAGGATTTAGGAGAGTGATAGCTTTTGGCAGGAAGCCGGAATTTTCCTGCATTCCCTAACTTCTACAATTCACATTTCCTTTCCTTCTCATTCCCTAGAAGTTTTGCAACTCCTGAAACTCCCTTATTGGAATTTTGAAGTGCCGATCAATTAAGCCGGGATAGTTCCTTTAACTCCTCCCGCTTATTTTTAACTTCCTCACTCCTAACTCTCTCAGAACGCCCCATGTCAGCCGTCAGAGCGTAACTTTGAGCCAACAGTCGTAACCACAGTGCCGGATTTCGTTGTTCAATCCAAGGCTGAAGATACCGGACGACACCAGGGAACCAACCCTTCAGCAACCAGCTAACGAAGGCATTGCCAGTAAAAATCAAGTAACTGCCTAGCCAACGAAAAATATCCTTAGCCCCCGCCATTTGCCAAATCCAGGGTAAGAGAGCGGGATTTCGCTTTGCCGCCTTCAGAGCCAGCCGATTGAATGTTAACCAGCCAAAGCGGTCTTTAATGAAATCATCAGCTATTTGGGGAGGTTCGTCTGCCAACAGCCCAAAGAAGGTATTCAGCATGGCGTTGACTCGCTGGGGTGGGAAATGACGACCTGTTGGCACCATCATGCCCTTAGAAAACAGCCAGGTGACAGAAACGTTGCTTTGATAAGCGCGAATCTGGTTTAAATCTCTGGCGCTGAGCAGATTATGTCGCAACGCTGTGTCTAAAAGGTCAGTTAAGCGATAAAGGTTACGGACAAGGGAACCAAAACCGGTGAAGACGAGGGGAGACTGGAGTGAGGCGGCATCACCCAAAGCAACGAGTCGATCAAAGGCTACAGTGCGATCGCGACTCCCCACACTAAAATGACCAGGAATATAACCAAAGGTGGGTTTCTTCCACACCAACTTCTCCATATCACATCGACGGTACTCTGGCAGAATGGCAAAGAAATCTTCATACATCTCCAGCAACGAACCGGGATTCTCAGGATTCACCTGATGATAATGGAACAAATAGATGGTTAGTTCCTCATCAGCACCCGGAAACAACTCCCAAATGAGCTGACGCCCCCGTGAGATGTCCCCATGACTGTTGAGAACGTCGCCATAATGGGAATCCCAGACTCCAGGCTCAAATCCCTTAGCAATCACCGCCCCTACGGTTGGGCAGACACTATCAAACGCCCGACCTCCATTCAGTTGCCATGCAATAGGTGATGCCGTCCCCATCGCATCCACTAACAGCCGTCCTGTGGCTTGTCTGTCGGATTGGCTGGGCAAGTGTTGCAGCTTAACCCTAACTTGATTGGGTTCAATATCGGCTCGGATAAATTCCGTCTCATCCCAGATTTCTCCCCCAGCACTCTTGAGCTTTTCGCCACACAACCGCAGTAGTTTCTCAGAATCCATCGCCACATTGAGTACAGTTGGCGTGTGAAGAATGGCGGCTCTCAGATGAGGTGGATTGTTACCATCAAAGAATTTATTAAACCCATCGATGTATTCTCTGGCAATCAAGCCTTCAAACTCAGCCGGGGTAA of the Allocoleopsis franciscana PCC 7113 genome contains:
- a CDS encoding type 1 glutamine amidotransferase; the protein is MNPEQMELTIGWLYPTLMSTYGDRGNVICLKQRAQWRGINVQVMPLDQQTPAETMRQVDIFMGGGAQDRQQEIVMRDLRGIKAETLREKLEAGTPGVFTCGAPQLLGHYYEPALGQRIEGLGLLDFVSKHPGPDARRCIGNVVFELTASPLAQELELMLGTKPVVIGFENHGGRTYLGNVEPLGRVVKGYGNNGEDGMEGAFYRNAIATYSHGPLLPKNPFVADWLIQTALRQKYQTPVSLKPLDDTLAMQARDAMFKRLALTHLSQDTLQFSRQQQSG
- a CDS encoding NAD(P)/FAD-dependent oxidoreductase, which codes for MKELFYVELPTPDTATVRSWLQQDWQHELGDKIITPDGIRLKFNNALPSDQTPTSSTTPIPEISIFIWSVQRTTYLKAFRWGISPIPGERQILQQLETALRRQFPYHYPEPPVLDVTKPSIFEALAPYYPKTVEFFQKMPNGEYDLNRVYWWEKRWREGVRNPQQPKQVVFKERGGQDWGVRAEQPISMYDIIYIGGALGVIHAAVMAQRGYRVLLIERLPFGRMNREWNISRDEFQSLIDLGLFTPAEFEGLIAREYIDGFNKFFDGNNPPHLRAAILHTPTVLNVAMDSEKLLRLCGEKLKSAGGEIWDETEFIRADIEPNQVRVKLQHLPSQSDRQATGRLLVDAMGTASPIAWQLNGGRAFDSVCPTVGAVIAKGFEPGVWDSHYGDVLNSHGDISRGRQLIWELFPGADEELTIYLFHYHQVNPENPGSLLEMYEDFFAILPEYRRCDMEKLVWKKPTFGYIPGHFSVGSRDRTVAFDRLVALGDAASLQSPLVFTGFGSLVRNLYRLTDLLDTALRHNLLSARDLNQIRAYQSNVSVTWLFSKGMMVPTGRHFPPQRVNAMLNTFFGLLADEPPQIADDFIKDRFGWLTFNRLALKAAKRNPALLPWIWQMAGAKDIFRWLGSYLIFTGNAFVSWLLKGWFPGVVRYLQPWIEQRNPALWLRLLAQSYALTADMGRSERVRSEEVKNKREELKELSRLN
- a CDS encoding ABC transporter ATP-binding protein/permease is translated as MNQLRQYSKQFLLLVKPYFFSEQKWRARGILLLVILFTLGINFFNIVQSFVLRDLMNAVTEKKIPEFYNSGLLLLATFAVFTPVLTFFIYTQNLLQLHWRRWLTNRFINQYFNNQAFYKIKLNDKIDNPDQRIGEDINIFIRQNIDISGLLLNHSVTIISFIGILFSIDKALAIVVMILAFFRTTIIIILGKRLALLKYRQLQREANLRYSLVHVRDNSESIAFYGGETHEIGTVKQRFGHVLDNYKSTIDLQRNLMFFTQGTQMIFTNLPIFFLAPRYFSGQLDFGQISQASGAFVSILAALGFIVDSFDLVSNFTAEIKRLGTFDGVLTSSNAAPQRGGLTIDIVEHEYLALQSVTLETPNYERILIKDLSFKLPPGEAILVVGPSGVGKSSLMRAVAGLWNTGTGCVFRPKREDMMFLPQRPYMLLGNLRSQLLYPNSSSEVTDEFLQKILEQVNLGDLSKRLGGFDRELEWADILSLGEQQRLAFARLLLSKPRYAILDESTSALDVENEKHLYQLLKKTGTTFISVGHRPTLIPYHEQVLKLGGHGDWQLISTEEYSPRSREFA